GTTGCGGGCGGCGCGGTAGCGGCAGGCTCCGAATCAGCGCGAAGTAAAAAGTAAGCTCCTACGGCCAACGCTGCCAGCACTAGCAAAATCAGTAGCCACGGACTGAACGAGTTTTTTTTACGTTGGATATTTATTTCAGCCATAAGTCAGGTTAAAGCAAGTATGTGGAATGCAGTACGGACGGCAGCCAAAATAGGTACTGAAGGCGGCTGACAGCTATGAGCATTCAAGCTACCAGTATATATTAACACGTTGGAATACATAACTCTAACGCACCTCATTTAATATTACCACGGAAGTAAAAAAGCCCCCAGACTAATCTGGGGGGCTTTTTTACTTCCGTGGTAAGCGACAAGTTTAAGCAGGCACTTTCCGATACATCTTAGCCAACTGCTCAACGGCAAATTTGACTTCTTCCGCCGTATTGTACTTACTCATCGAGAAACGGATAGCGCCCCGCTTGGGGTCGCAGTTTAGGGCGCTCAGCACGTGTGAACCCGCATTAGCTCCGCTCGTACACGCCGACCCTCCGGATACCGACACCCGATTAATGTCGAGATTGAAGAGCAGCATCTCGTTTATATCCGAGGGGGGCAAGCTAACGTTTAGTACCGTATACAAGCTCTGGTCAGCTTCGGCGGAAGTACCATTAAACTGCACATCCTCGATTTCTGCTCGCAGAGACGTTATAAACAATTCTTTCAAGCTTTGAATATGGCGCTGATGGTCCGCCATATCTCGATAAGCAATTTCCAGTGCCTTGGCTAGTCCTACAATGCCGTACACATTCTCAGTGCCAGCTCGCACGTTGCGCTCTTGGGAGCCGCCGTGGATCAGGGGCGTCACTTGCGTACCGGAGCGGGTATACAGAAATCCAACTCCTTTCGGGCCGTGAAATTTATGCGCTGAACCGACCAGAAAGTGCGTTTTGAGTTGCTGCACATCGTGGCGATAATGCCCCATAGTCTGCACCGTATCCGTATGAAAAATAGCGTTATGCTGCTGACATAGCTCGGCAATAGATTCTACGTCGTTGAGATTACCGATCTCGTTGTTGGCATGCATCAGACTAACGAAAGAGCGCGGATGTACCGCCAACAGCTCAGCTAAATGCGCCAAGTCTAGGCGGCCACGCTCATCGTGCCGTACGTAGCTCAACTCTATATCACCGCCTTTTTCCAGCGCCTGCAATGTATGCAGCACGGCATGGTGCTCTAGGGGCGAAGTAATAGCATGCCGCAACCCCAGTGTACGAACACTTCCGAAGGCAGCATAATTATCAGCCTCAGTACCACCCGACGTAAAGGAAATCTCCGCGGGCGCCGCATTTATCAGATGCGCGATGGTCTTGCGCGCATTCTCGATAGCAGCCCTTACCTGTCGCCCATGCCCATGAATGCTGCTTGGGTTGCCGAAGTGGTTTTGCAGAAAGGGCATCATAGCTTCTAGCACCTCGGGGTCGAGGGAGGTGGTAGCGGCATTATCGAAATAAACGGCTTGCTGAGTCATAGGCACCGATAAATAGCACAGAGAAATGAGTACAAAGATTTGAACTAGATAGCCAGCACAGTAACACCATTCCGTATGCCGGCTATCTTATCAAATCTATGCTTTAGCGGAGAGAATCTCTTTGATGTCTCCGATGATCTTGTTAGCCAGATGATCGGCGGTAGCATTCGACTCCGACTCGGCGTAAATGCGGATAATGGGCTCCGTATTGGACTTGCGCAGATGCACCCACTCTTTATCAAACTCTATTTTAACGCCGTCGATGGTATTGATGGGCTGCTTCGCGTAGCGCTGCTGCACCTGCTCCAAAATCTTGTCGGTGTTGATGTCGGGCGTTAGCTCGATTTTATTTTTCGAGATATGATAATTCGGGTATGACGCCCGTAAGCGCGTCATCGTCAACCCAGATTTTGCCAAGTGAGTCAGAAATAAAGCAATTCCCACTAGCGCATCGCGGCCGTAGTGCAGTTCGGGGAAAATGATTCCCCCGTTACCCTCGCCACCAATAATAGCGTTGGTTTGCTTCATCATATTTACCACGTTCACCTCACCAACGGCAGCGGCGGCATAATTGCCCCCCAGTCGTTCCGTCACGTCGCGCAGGGCACGGGTGCTGCTCAGGTTGCTTACCGTGTTACCTCCACCGTTCTGCTTGAGGACATAATCAGCTACAGCTACTAGGGTGTACTCCTCGCCGAACATTTCGCCATTTTCGCTTACCAGCGCCAAGCGGTCTACATCAGGGTCTACTACGATACCGAGGTCGTAGCTACCTTTCTCGAGCACTCGCGCAATATCCCTCAAGTTTTCGGGCAAGGGCTCGGGGTTGTGGGCAAAGTCGCCAGTAGGCTCGCAGTGCAGCTTCTCGATTGTTGAGACGCCCAGAGCCTCCAACAAG
The window above is part of the Hymenobacter radiodurans genome. Proteins encoded here:
- a CDS encoding cysteine desulfurase family protein — encoded protein: MTQQAVYFDNAATTSLDPEVLEAMMPFLQNHFGNPSSIHGHGRQVRAAIENARKTIAHLINAAPAEISFTSGGTEADNYAAFGSVRTLGLRHAITSPLEHHAVLHTLQALEKGGDIELSYVRHDERGRLDLAHLAELLAVHPRSFVSLMHANNEIGNLNDVESIAELCQQHNAIFHTDTVQTMGHYRHDVQQLKTHFLVGSAHKFHGPKGVGFLYTRSGTQVTPLIHGGSQERNVRAGTENVYGIVGLAKALEIAYRDMADHQRHIQSLKELFITSLRAEIEDVQFNGTSAEADQSLYTVLNVSLPPSDINEMLLFNLDINRVSVSGGSACTSGANAGSHVLSALNCDPKRGAIRFSMSKYNTAEEVKFAVEQLAKMYRKVPA
- the glmM gene encoding phosphoglucosamine mutase, with amino-acid sequence MALIKSISGIRGTIGGAAGEGLTPIDVVKYAAAFGTWVLNTTQNNTIIIGRDARISGEMVSKLVAATLQGLGIHVIDLGLSTTPTVELAVPAKKAGGGIILTASHNPKQWNALKLLNNKGEFISDQDGQQVLALADAEQFNFAPVNKLGQYSTDSSFLKKHVKAVLALPLVDVEAIRAKNFRVVIDCVNSSGGLAVPLLLEALGVSTIEKLHCEPTGDFAHNPEPLPENLRDIARVLEKGSYDLGIVVDPDVDRLALVSENGEMFGEEYTLVAVADYVLKQNGGGNTVSNLSSTRALRDVTERLGGNYAAAAVGEVNVVNMMKQTNAIIGGEGNGGIIFPELHYGRDALVGIALFLTHLAKSGLTMTRLRASYPNYHISKNKIELTPDINTDKILEQVQQRYAKQPINTIDGVKIEFDKEWVHLRKSNTEPIIRIYAESESNATADHLANKIIGDIKEILSAKA